Proteins encoded within one genomic window of Xylophilus sp. GOD-11R:
- a CDS encoding ATP-binding protein — MNAASGHDQAARVTLESCDREPIHIPGAIQSHGLMLAFDAERRLCFRSVNAVAMLNDVPALGETLSPHHLGGHVEIHSLLADAFATDAREALLPMSSEIALPGATYDLILHQSGGHLVLELERRDADADALNSFALKAHRAMDRLKRQRSLEHLLSMATEDIRQLTGFDRVMAYRFRPDESGEVVAEARDMRLEPFLGRRYPASDIPAQARRLYVVNTLRMIADVNSAAVAVESGDAEGAPLDMSHAVLRAVSPIHIEYLSNMGVGASMSVSIVVQGQLWGMIACHHMTPRQVPFSVRMACDVIAQILAANVHTLLARTQADRIAEAATLRARMVEDLLHTDDPINALLPHVSMLVRLFDAHSAFIAEGSKIAVEGEVPAEITRALTRWLSHHPDTNASLVTVHTLADFPAYLHPMLDIWCGMLALRFAPTADSWLVLLRKEQVETINWGGKPDKHYGHGPNGPRLTPRGSFDLWRETVHGTSEPWDATHLAIARQLIDEMGRATAARVSELNRARNQLLAVLGHDLRDPLHSISMAARVLEKAPEQQSGRIGQRIQSSSSRMQRLVSQVLDMSRLQGGLGLGLRFERTPMAALVNDLLDEAAVAHPGINFERDLDETLQAEIDPDRMAQVVTNLVGNARHHGTPGAPVVVRMRAQGDAVELQVRNLGDRIPAEFAGTLFNPFKRQSLGNERNRTGLGLGLYIAHQIVQGHGGSIDYSFDEPQVVFTVRLPLTQAQHRADALKVSP, encoded by the coding sequence ATGAACGCTGCATCAGGCCACGACCAGGCCGCCCGGGTCACGCTGGAGAGCTGCGACCGTGAACCCATCCACATCCCAGGCGCCATCCAGTCGCACGGGCTGATGCTGGCCTTCGACGCCGAGCGGCGCCTGTGTTTTCGCAGCGTCAACGCCGTGGCCATGCTGAACGATGTGCCCGCACTCGGTGAAACCCTGTCGCCGCACCATCTGGGCGGCCATGTGGAAATTCATTCACTGCTGGCCGATGCCTTCGCCACGGACGCTCGCGAAGCGCTCCTGCCGATGTCCAGCGAGATCGCGCTGCCCGGTGCCACCTACGACCTCATCCTGCACCAGTCGGGCGGGCACCTCGTGCTCGAGCTCGAGCGGCGCGACGCCGATGCCGACGCGCTGAACAGCTTCGCGCTCAAGGCCCATCGCGCCATGGACCGGCTCAAGCGCCAGCGTTCGCTGGAGCACCTGCTGTCCATGGCTACCGAGGACATTCGCCAACTCACCGGCTTCGACCGCGTGATGGCCTACCGCTTCCGGCCGGACGAAAGCGGCGAGGTCGTGGCAGAAGCCCGTGACATGCGCCTGGAGCCCTTCCTCGGCCGGCGCTATCCGGCCAGCGACATCCCCGCCCAGGCGCGGCGGCTGTACGTAGTCAACACCCTGCGCATGATCGCCGACGTGAATTCAGCCGCCGTCGCGGTCGAGTCGGGCGATGCCGAAGGCGCGCCGCTCGACATGAGCCATGCGGTGCTGCGCGCGGTCTCGCCGATCCACATCGAGTACCTGAGCAACATGGGTGTCGGTGCATCCATGAGCGTGTCCATCGTGGTCCAGGGACAGCTGTGGGGCATGATCGCCTGTCACCACATGACGCCGCGCCAGGTGCCGTTTTCAGTGCGCATGGCCTGCGACGTCATCGCCCAGATCCTCGCGGCCAACGTGCACACCCTGCTCGCCCGCACCCAGGCCGATCGCATCGCCGAAGCCGCCACCCTTCGCGCGCGCATGGTCGAAGACCTGCTGCACACCGACGACCCGATCAATGCACTGCTGCCGCATGTCTCGATGCTCGTGCGGCTGTTCGACGCGCATTCGGCCTTCATCGCCGAAGGTAGCAAGATCGCCGTCGAAGGCGAGGTGCCGGCCGAAATTACGCGGGCCCTCACCCGCTGGCTGAGCCACCATCCCGACACCAATGCCTCGCTGGTCACGGTTCACACGCTCGCCGATTTTCCGGCCTACCTGCACCCCATGCTCGACATCTGGTGCGGCATGCTGGCCCTGCGCTTCGCCCCCACGGCCGACAGCTGGCTGGTGCTGTTGCGCAAGGAGCAGGTCGAGACCATCAACTGGGGCGGCAAACCCGACAAGCACTACGGCCACGGCCCCAACGGCCCGCGCCTCACCCCGCGTGGCTCGTTCGACCTGTGGCGCGAGACGGTTCACGGCACCTCCGAACCCTGGGATGCGACGCACCTGGCCATCGCCCGCCAACTCATCGACGAAATGGGCCGCGCCACCGCCGCGCGGGTGAGCGAACTCAATCGCGCCCGCAACCAGCTGCTGGCCGTGCTGGGCCACGACCTGCGCGACCCACTGCATTCCATCAGCATGGCCGCGCGCGTGCTGGAAAAGGCCCCCGAACAGCAAAGCGGCCGCATCGGCCAGCGCATCCAGTCCTCCAGCAGTCGCATGCAACGCCTGGTGAGCCAGGTGCTCGACATGTCGCGGCTGCAGGGCGGCCTGGGCCTGGGCCTGAGATTCGAACGCACGCCGATGGCCGCACTGGTCAACGACCTGCTCGACGAAGCCGCCGTGGCGCATCCCGGCATCAACTTCGAGCGCGACCTCGACGAGACGCTCCAGGCCGAGATCGACCCCGACCGCATGGCGCAGGTCGTGACCAACCTGGTGGGCAACGCCCGCCACCACGGTACGCCCGGCGCGCCGGTGGTGGTGCGCATGCGGGCGCAGGGCGATGCGGTCGAGCTGCAGGTTCGCAATCTCGGCGACCGCATTCCGGCCGAGTTTGCCGGCACACTCTTCAACCCGTTCAAGCGGCAGTCGCTCGGCAACGAACGCAACCGCACCGGCCTGGGCCTGGGTCTCTACATCGCGCATCAGATCGTGCAGGGCCACGGCGGCAGCATCGATTATTCTTTCGACGAGCCGCAGGTCGTTTTCACCGTTCGCCTGCCGCTGACGCAGGCACAACACCGCGCTGACGCGCTTAAGGTCTCTCCGTGA
- a CDS encoding FAD-dependent monooxygenase has product MLVAGGGIAGLATTLACNRAGWRARVFERAPLFSEVGAGLQLGPNATRILHGWELADALQEVAFYPETLAVRSASDGGVLASMPLGDEVASRYGAPYATLHRADLHRVLAGAVEASGEAVLHLGAEVEWVEQGGDVVRLAWRKTEKSCEVEGDGLVVADGVWSVLRRAVVGTDTAPRPTGHFAWRTLIDRSTLPPGSRAEYAGVTVWLGHRLHVVAYPVRRGELLNLVVLAEGVPGLQVAAPADWNADAGPGEVAQLLHGAHGGLRALVEAAPGWRRWMLHDRDPVAGPPMLAAGRVALAGDAAHPMLPYLAQGAAMSLEDAAELQRVLAMQIDNAGVCLARYALNRWERVGRVQSRARRQATIFHAAGPLRWGRDAALRLAGGRLLDQPWLWGAGR; this is encoded by the coding sequence ATGCTGGTCGCGGGCGGCGGCATCGCCGGCCTGGCCACTACGCTGGCCTGTAATCGCGCGGGCTGGAGGGCGCGGGTGTTCGAGCGGGCGCCGCTCTTCTCGGAGGTGGGCGCCGGGCTGCAATTGGGGCCCAACGCCACCCGCATCCTGCACGGCTGGGAGCTGGCTGATGCCTTGCAGGAGGTCGCTTTCTATCCGGAGACGCTCGCCGTGCGCAGTGCATCCGATGGCGGCGTGCTGGCCTCGATGCCGCTGGGTGACGAGGTCGCGTCGCGCTATGGCGCGCCTTATGCCACTTTGCATCGGGCCGATTTGCACCGCGTGCTGGCCGGCGCTGTCGAGGCGAGCGGGGAGGCGGTGCTGCACCTGGGCGCCGAGGTCGAATGGGTGGAGCAGGGCGGCGACGTGGTTCGGCTCGCGTGGCGAAAGACCGAAAAATCTTGCGAAGTCGAGGGCGACGGTCTGGTCGTGGCCGACGGCGTGTGGAGCGTGCTGCGCCGTGCGGTGGTCGGCACCGACACCGCGCCCCGACCGACCGGGCATTTCGCCTGGCGCACGCTGATCGACCGCTCGACTTTGCCGCCGGGCTCGCGGGCCGAATACGCCGGGGTGACGGTCTGGCTGGGGCATCGGTTGCATGTGGTGGCATACCCGGTGCGGCGGGGCGAACTGCTGAATCTGGTGGTCCTGGCCGAAGGTGTGCCGGGCCTGCAGGTCGCAGCGCCCGCCGACTGGAACGCCGATGCCGGTCCGGGCGAGGTGGCGCAACTGCTCCACGGTGCGCATGGTGGCCTGCGGGCGCTCGTCGAGGCCGCGCCGGGCTGGCGGCGCTGGATGCTGCACGACCGCGATCCGGTCGCCGGCCCGCCGATGCTGGCGGCGGGCCGTGTGGCGCTGGCCGGCGATGCCGCGCATCCGATGCTGCCCTACCTTGCGCAAGGCGCGGCCATGTCGCTGGAAGACGCGGCCGAACTCCAGCGCGTGCTGGCCATGCAGATCGACAACGCGGGTGTGTGCCTAGCCCGCTACGCCCTCAACCGCTGGGAACGCGTGGGCCGGGTGCAATCGCGCGCGCGTCGGCAGGCGACCATCTTCCATGCGGCCGGGCCGCTGCGCTGGGGGCGCGATGCAGCACTGCGGCTGGCCGGCGGCCGGTTGCTCGACCAGCCCTGGCTCTGGGGCGCCGGCCGCTAG
- a CDS encoding response regulator has product MTLNILIVDDNREAAELFQELLEMQDYAVRCAFTGQQALDMARADRAGVYLVDLTLPDVHGTDLARQLRDLAADGPAPMVIAVTGLASDGSDEMAVFDHFLQKPVDFEKLERILAGVAAKS; this is encoded by the coding sequence GTGACCCTCAATATCCTCATCGTCGACGACAACCGCGAAGCCGCCGAGCTGTTTCAGGAGCTGCTCGAAATGCAGGACTACGCCGTGCGCTGCGCCTTCACCGGCCAGCAGGCGCTGGACATGGCCCGCGCCGACCGCGCTGGCGTCTACCTGGTCGACCTGACCCTGCCCGACGTGCACGGCACCGACCTCGCGCGCCAACTGCGCGATCTGGCGGCCGACGGCCCGGCACCCATGGTCATCGCCGTCACCGGCCTGGCCTCCGACGGCAGCGACGAAATGGCGGTGTTCGACCACTTCCTGCAGAAACCCGTCGACTTCGAGAAGCTCGAACGCATCCTCGCCGGCGTGGCCGCCAAATCATGA
- the queF gene encoding NADPH-dependent 7-cyano-7-deazaguanine reductase QueF (Catalyzes the NADPH-dependent reduction of 7-cyano-7-deazaguanine (preQ0) to 7-aminomethyl-7-deazaguanine (preQ1) in queuosine biosynthesis) — protein MTILESNTPEHSLLGKPAPYATQYDPSLLYPLPRAGKRAEIGIAGEPPFFGADLWTAFELSWLNTRGKPQVALAHITVPCETPNIVESKSFKLYLNSFNDSRFDSADEVRARIRADISEAVWRGAAQASTVGVRLVLPEEFERERVAGLEGLSLDRLDIDCDRYTPAPEYLSAAVDEAPVTETLVSHLLKSNCLVTGQPDWGSVQVRYSGAQIDQAGLLRYLISFRNHNEFHEQCVERIFMDIWSRCRPVKLAVFARYTRRGGLDINPFRTSHPQALPGNARTARQ, from the coding sequence ATGACCATCCTCGAGAGCAACACGCCCGAACATTCCCTGCTGGGCAAGCCCGCGCCTTACGCCACGCAATACGACCCGAGCCTGCTCTACCCGCTGCCGCGCGCCGGCAAGCGCGCCGAAATCGGCATCGCCGGCGAGCCGCCCTTCTTCGGCGCCGACCTCTGGACCGCGTTCGAGCTGAGCTGGCTCAACACCCGGGGCAAGCCGCAGGTGGCGCTGGCGCACATCACCGTGCCGTGCGAAACACCCAACATCGTCGAGAGCAAGTCGTTCAAGCTCTATCTCAACAGCTTCAATGACAGCCGCTTCGACAGCGCCGACGAGGTCCGCGCGCGCATCCGCGCGGACATCTCCGAGGCCGTGTGGCGCGGTGCCGCACAGGCGTCGACGGTCGGCGTCCGCCTCGTGCTGCCCGAGGAGTTCGAGCGTGAGCGGGTCGCCGGCCTGGAAGGCCTCAGCCTCGACCGCCTCGACATCGACTGCGACCGCTACACCCCGGCGCCCGAATACCTGTCGGCAGCAGTCGACGAGGCACCGGTCACCGAAACCCTGGTCAGCCACCTGCTCAAGAGCAATTGCCTGGTCACCGGCCAGCCCGATTGGGGCAGCGTGCAGGTGCGCTACAGCGGTGCGCAGATCGACCAGGCCGGCCTGCTGCGCTACCTGATCAGCTTTCGCAACCACAACGAATTTCACGAGCAGTGCGTCGAGCGGATCTTCATGGACATCTGGAGCCGCTGCCGCCCGGTGAAGCTGGCGGTGTTCGCCCGCTACACCCGTCGCGGCGGGCTCGACATCAACCCTTTTCGCACCAGCCATCCGCAAGCCTTGCCCGGCAACGCACGCACCGCCCGCCAGTAG
- a CDS encoding 2OG-Fe(II) oxygenase — MTTTDTPSTTQAVTPELRRWIIDQAEAGFAAPVILQAMIDAGWREDTAAHAMEATLRSHLAQATGNGTGSDMPDGVEVPMPALDDSPLYIDVGDRQVHVLQVMTSPRVVVFGNLLSDAECDALIAEASPRMKRSLTVAIKTGGEEINADRTSDGMFFSRGETPVVQALERRIAELVRWPVINGEGLQVLHYPPGAEYKPHYDYFDPTEPGTPTILKRGGQRVATLVIYLNEPARGGGTVFPDINLTVAPKRGNAVFFSYDRPHPATRTLHGGCPVIEGEKWIATKWLREREFT, encoded by the coding sequence ATGACGACGACAGACACCCCTTCCACCACCCAGGCCGTCACGCCCGAACTGCGGCGGTGGATCATCGACCAGGCCGAGGCCGGCTTCGCTGCGCCGGTGATCCTGCAGGCCATGATCGACGCCGGCTGGCGCGAGGACACCGCGGCCCACGCCATGGAAGCCACCCTGCGCAGCCACCTCGCGCAGGCCACGGGCAACGGCACCGGCAGCGACATGCCGGACGGCGTCGAAGTACCGATGCCCGCCCTCGACGACTCGCCGCTCTACATCGACGTCGGCGACCGGCAGGTGCACGTGCTGCAGGTCATGACCTCGCCTCGCGTGGTGGTGTTCGGAAACCTGCTGTCGGACGCCGAATGCGACGCCCTCATCGCCGAAGCCTCGCCGCGCATGAAGCGCTCGCTTACCGTCGCCATCAAGACCGGCGGAGAAGAGATCAACGCCGACCGCACCAGCGACGGCATGTTCTTCTCGCGCGGTGAAACACCGGTGGTGCAGGCGCTGGAGCGCCGCATCGCCGAACTGGTGCGCTGGCCGGTCATCAACGGCGAAGGCCTGCAGGTGCTGCACTACCCGCCCGGGGCCGAGTACAAGCCGCATTACGACTACTTCGATCCGACCGAACCCGGCACGCCGACCATCCTCAAGCGCGGCGGCCAGCGGGTCGCCACGCTGGTGATCTACCTGAACGAGCCGGCGCGCGGCGGTGGCACCGTCTTTCCCGACATCAACCTCACCGTCGCGCCCAAGCGCGGCAATGCCGTCTTCTTCAGCTACGACCGGCCGCATCCGGCCACACGCACCCTGCACGGCGGCTGCCCCGTCATCGAGGGCGAGAAGTGGATCGCCACCAAATGGCTGCGCGAGCGCGAATTCACATGA
- the yaaA gene encoding peroxide stress protein YaaA, whose protein sequence is MLFLLSPAKSLDYETPAPADLPATTPQFIPQSQQLIEVLKKQSPQQIASLMSLSDALSALNVARYQAWSPRFTTKNSKQAVLAFNGDVYEGLAATSLSGDELEWAQQHIAILSGLYGVLRPLDRLQPYRLEMGTRLATEGATDLYRFWGRQIADHLNRQLRADKTPVVINLASQEYFRAVDTAVLKARVIECVFQEWKGGAYKIISFHAKRARGLMARYAVQNRLQTPEQLQGFDLEGYGFDPAASGADRLVFRRKTV, encoded by the coding sequence ATGCTTTTCCTGCTCTCCCCCGCCAAGTCGCTCGACTACGAAACCCCTGCCCCGGCGGACCTGCCGGCGACCACGCCGCAGTTCATCCCGCAGTCGCAGCAGCTGATCGAGGTGCTGAAAAAGCAGTCGCCGCAGCAGATCGCATCGCTGATGTCGCTGTCTGACGCGTTGTCGGCCTTGAACGTGGCGCGCTACCAGGCCTGGTCGCCGCGCTTCACCACCAAGAATTCCAAGCAGGCGGTGCTGGCCTTCAACGGCGATGTGTACGAAGGTCTGGCCGCCACCAGCCTGTCGGGCGACGAGCTCGAATGGGCGCAGCAGCACATCGCGATTCTTTCGGGGCTCTACGGCGTGCTGCGCCCGCTCGACCGCCTGCAGCCCTACCGGCTCGAAATGGGCACTCGCCTGGCTACCGAAGGCGCGACCGATCTCTACCGTTTCTGGGGCCGGCAGATCGCCGACCACCTCAACCGGCAGCTGCGCGCCGACAAGACGCCGGTCGTCATCAACCTCGCCTCCCAGGAATATTTCCGCGCCGTCGACACCGCCGTGCTCAAGGCGCGTGTCATCGAATGCGTGTTTCAGGAATGGAAAGGCGGCGCCTACAAGATCATCAGTTTCCACGCCAAGCGGGCGCGCGGCCTGATGGCGCGCTACGCGGTGCAGAACCGGCTGCAGACACCCGAACAGTTGCAGGGCTTCGACCTGGAGGGGTATGGTTTCGACCCCGCCGCGTCCGGCGCCGATCGCCTGGTGTTCCGACGCAAGACGGTCTGA
- a CDS encoding DNA polymerase IV: MLAGVSSPVFLRRIAHLDMDAFFASVELLRYPQLKGLPVVIGGGRRPVDGALVTPADGRPLDEIPVSEFPILRDYVGRGVATTATYAARQFGVGSALGLMKAARLCPQAILLPVDFDRVRHFSRTFKSIITGIAPRMEDRGVDEVYIDFTDVPGGQREGGRVLARLIQREIFDATGLTCSIGVAPNKLLAKMASEFEKPNGISIVHEADLQSRIWPLPARKINGIGPKADARLETFGIRTIGELAAQSPDWLVEQFGRSTGAWMHAVAWGRDDRPVVTESEPVSMSRETTFERDLHAVRDKAELGRIFTALCEKVAADLQKKGYRSKTIGIKLRYDDFRIATRDQTVEVAVDDAVRIRRLAGQCLKRVPLERKLRLLGVRAGSLVKADEVDATTPDAAAPGFEKGYTPALF; encoded by the coding sequence ATGCTTGCCGGCGTGTCTTCGCCCGTTTTCCTGCGCCGCATCGCCCACCTCGACATGGACGCGTTCTTCGCGTCGGTCGAGCTGCTGCGCTACCCTCAGCTCAAGGGCTTGCCGGTGGTGATCGGCGGTGGGCGCCGGCCGGTGGACGGTGCGCTCGTCACTCCGGCGGACGGGCGGCCGCTGGACGAGATTCCGGTGTCCGAATTTCCGATCCTGCGCGACTACGTCGGCCGGGGCGTGGCCACCACGGCTACCTACGCCGCGCGGCAATTCGGCGTGGGCTCGGCGCTGGGGCTGATGAAGGCGGCCCGGCTGTGTCCGCAAGCGATTCTGTTGCCGGTGGATTTCGACCGGGTACGGCATTTTTCACGCACCTTCAAAAGCATCATCACCGGCATCGCGCCGCGCATGGAGGACCGGGGCGTGGACGAGGTCTACATCGACTTCACCGACGTTCCCGGCGGCCAGCGCGAAGGCGGCCGGGTGCTGGCACGGCTGATCCAACGCGAGATCTTCGACGCCACCGGCCTCACCTGCTCGATCGGCGTGGCGCCCAACAAGCTGCTGGCCAAGATGGCGAGCGAATTCGAAAAGCCCAACGGCATTTCCATCGTCCATGAAGCCGACCTGCAGTCGCGCATCTGGCCGCTGCCGGCCCGCAAGATCAACGGCATCGGGCCAAAGGCGGATGCGCGGCTGGAGACCTTCGGCATCCGCACCATCGGCGAGCTGGCGGCGCAGAGCCCGGACTGGCTGGTGGAGCAGTTCGGCCGATCGACCGGGGCGTGGATGCATGCGGTCGCCTGGGGGCGCGACGACCGTCCGGTGGTGACCGAGAGCGAGCCGGTCTCGATGAGCCGGGAGACCACCTTCGAGCGCGATCTGCACGCGGTGCGCGACAAGGCCGAGCTGGGCCGCATCTTCACGGCGCTGTGCGAGAAGGTCGCGGCCGACCTGCAAAAGAAGGGCTACCGCAGCAAGACCATCGGCATCAAGCTGCGGTACGACGATTTCCGCATCGCCACCCGCGACCAGACGGTGGAGGTGGCGGTGGACGACGCGGTGCGCATCCGCCGGCTGGCCGGGCAGTGTCTCAAGCGGGTGCCGCTGGAGCGCAAGCTGCGGCTGCTGGGCGTTCGTGCCGGCTCGCTGGTGAAGGCCGACGAGGTGGATGCGACGACGCCCGATGCGGCCGCTCCCGGCTTCGAGAAGGGCTATACGCCGGCGCTGTTCTAG
- a CDS encoding biliverdin-producing heme oxygenase, with the protein MSSPTLPIPSLPDSAAPDVLATLRAATADRHARLDSQLPIAGESAGLPDYALHLTVVRAWLAEIDRAAWSASELPADWIASQQARLQRIDADLAELAAPSVPNVPGEPLPASVPSGFGWGVAYVVEGSQLGGQMLYRRLREPLAPLALRYLQGGGIPGAWPRFTAALRAAVVTTAGCEAACAGACWAFDDLASRFEGAGAFA; encoded by the coding sequence ATGTCCTCCCCAACGCTGCCAATCCCGAGTCTTCCGGATTCCGCAGCGCCGGACGTACTGGCGACATTGCGCGCAGCCACCGCAGACCGGCACGCCCGGCTCGACAGCCAGCTGCCCATTGCCGGCGAAAGCGCCGGCCTTCCCGACTACGCCCTGCACCTGACCGTAGTCCGTGCGTGGCTGGCCGAAATCGACCGCGCAGCGTGGTCCGCATCCGAACTGCCGGCCGACTGGATCGCCAGCCAGCAGGCACGTTTGCAGCGCATCGACGCCGACCTCGCGGAACTCGCGGCGCCATCGGTGCCGAATGTTCCCGGCGAACCACTTCCCGCCTCGGTGCCTTCCGGCTTCGGCTGGGGCGTGGCCTACGTCGTCGAAGGCTCCCAGCTCGGCGGCCAGATGCTGTACCGGCGCTTGCGTGAACCTCTGGCGCCACTTGCCTTGCGATACCTGCAGGGCGGCGGCATCCCGGGCGCCTGGCCTCGCTTCACCGCAGCACTGCGCGCCGCCGTCGTCACGACTGCCGGCTGCGAAGCCGCCTGCGCCGGCGCCTGCTGGGCCTTCGACGACCTCGCCTCGCGCTTCGAGGGGGCGGGAGCTTTCGCATGA
- a CDS encoding DNA topoisomerase IB: protein MTLHASANASTSDASTVPAPAPLPGGLLYVSPLMPGMTRVRSGKRFAYRRVDGARVSDPEEIRRIDSLAIPPAYSQVWICPLANGHLQATGLDARGRRQYRYHPQWRLLRDEGKFERIEAFGRALPKIRARVARDLRVVRGKAPSRTVVLATLVRLLDTTYLRVGNEEYAESNGSYGLTTLRSPHAGVRGSVLTLKFRGKSGVMQEVRLDDPKVARVVRGCQQLPGQELFQYEDEEGEPHRLGSSEVNDYLREAAGQDFTAKDFRTWHGTVQALELTRLACGGHGEAAYSAKAVLAEVARQLGNTPAVCKKSYVHPAVLEVGSTLARGAESDLLGFWQRVTGKQKTPRRLHVAEHRLLGFLREHRKNLRRELRRQVKKTA, encoded by the coding sequence ATGACCCTGCACGCCAGCGCCAACGCTTCCACTTCCGATGCTTCGACCGTGCCGGCTCCCGCGCCTCTGCCCGGCGGCCTGCTGTATGTCAGCCCGCTCATGCCGGGCATGACGCGGGTACGGTCGGGCAAGCGTTTCGCTTATCGGCGGGTCGATGGCGCGCGTGTCTCCGACCCCGAGGAAATACGCCGCATCGACAGCCTGGCGATACCGCCGGCCTATTCGCAGGTGTGGATCTGCCCGCTGGCCAATGGCCATCTGCAGGCCACCGGGCTGGATGCGCGGGGTCGCCGCCAATATCGCTACCACCCACAGTGGCGGCTGCTGCGCGACGAAGGAAAGTTCGAGCGCATCGAGGCCTTCGGCCGGGCGCTGCCGAAGATCCGCGCCCGGGTGGCGCGCGACCTGCGCGTGGTGCGCGGAAAGGCGCCGTCGCGCACCGTGGTGCTGGCCACGCTGGTGCGGCTGCTCGACACCACCTACCTGCGCGTGGGCAACGAGGAGTACGCCGAAAGCAACGGCTCCTATGGCCTGACGACGCTGCGTTCGCCGCACGCCGGCGTACGCGGCAGCGTGCTGACGTTGAAGTTTCGCGGCAAAAGCGGCGTGATGCAGGAGGTGCGGCTCGACGATCCCAAGGTGGCGCGTGTGGTGCGCGGCTGCCAGCAATTGCCGGGCCAGGAGCTGTTCCAGTACGAGGACGAAGAGGGCGAGCCGCATCGTCTCGGCTCGTCCGAGGTGAACGACTATCTGCGCGAGGCGGCCGGCCAGGATTTCACCGCCAAGGATTTCCGTACCTGGCACGGCACCGTGCAGGCCCTGGAGTTGACCCGACTGGCCTGCGGCGGCCATGGGGAGGCGGCTTACAGCGCCAAGGCGGTGCTGGCCGAGGTGGCGCGCCAGTTGGGCAACACGCCGGCGGTCTGCAAGAAGTCGTATGTGCACCCGGCGGTGCTGGAGGTGGGGTCCACGCTGGCGCGGGGCGCGGAGTCCGACCTGCTCGGCTTCTGGCAGCGCGTGACCGGCAAGCAGAAGACGCCGCGCCGCCTGCACGTCGCCGAGCACCGGCTGCTGGGTTTTCTGCGCGAACACCGCAAGAACTTGCGGCGCGAACTGCGTCGGCAGGTCAAGAAAACGGCTTGA